A genomic window from Corvus hawaiiensis isolate bCorHaw1 chromosome 29, bCorHaw1.pri.cur, whole genome shotgun sequence includes:
- the ANKRD35 gene encoding ankyrin repeat domain-containing protein 35 isoform X5 encodes MTGTMMVGGDTLGTPWGHLGDTQPGPCVTFGGAQTCTPRQGKDPREHPGECSQGGGVPKEGVSLDGAGCPLGVSPRRGCPVGVSPVPGPVPTGSTALHLATIACQPQCVKVLLQHGANERHVDGQNRTPLHWAASSGCASSILLLCDHDAPLDVPDTHGQTPLMLAARGNHAAACAQLLRRGAEPGLADRDGRTALELALAHGSLEAAELLQSHQKDKDTGNVTGNVTGKAPSWALRKVPHCVGRAENGAGQVGIQGEEEEEEAEEQRDGRAARRLREELVRKTLECRRLEEAAGGIRRRLRELLRLLPGRDAGEEEEEDEEDDGACLELLARRVAELRKRTRDEEGEGGHGNAEAPALIPFLAWLGEECSKMQEAKAGAFCRSQELHREAEDSLRDEAVGRSAAAWEELAAGLEQALDHQDQIHARILQESQILLEKLRREPAAACRTRPCSSSRRWRERPEKAPGATGRAGYRERPCVPTSRGARSAGPAPPLSQRSRRGRRRSGGGRRPGGSGSCGSCGRRRKGWSAAWERCGNARLGWSAPAGIRMGS; translated from the exons ATGACAGGAACGATGATGGTAggtggggacaccttggggacaccttggggacaccttggggacacccagccAGGTCCCTGTGTCACCTTTGGAGGAGCCCAGACCTGCACCCCAAGGCAGGGCAAGGATCCCCGGGAGCACCCTGGGGAGTGTTCCCAAGGagggggtgtccccaaggagggGGTGTCCCTTGATGGAGCGGGGTGTCccctgggggtgtccccaaggagggGGTGTCCCGTGggggtgtccccagtgcccGGCCCGGTCCCCACAGGTAGCACCGCCCTGCACTTGGCCACCATCGCCTGCCAGCCCCAGTGCGtgaaggtgctgctgcag CACGGAGCCAACGAGCGCCACGTGGACGGGCAGAACCGGACACCGCTGCACTGGGCCG CCTCCTCGGGCTGCGCCTCCAGCATCCTCCTGCTCTGCGACCACGACGCCCCGCTGGATGTCCCCGACACT cACGGCCAGACCCCCCTGATGCTGGCGGCGCGGGGGAACCACGCGGCCGCTTGTGCCCAGCTCCTGCGGCGCGGGGCCGAGCCCGGGCTGGCCGACAGGGACGGCAG GACAGCGCTGGAGCTGGCGCTGGCTCACGGCAGCCTGGAAGCGGccgagctgctgcagagccaccaGAAGGACAAAGACACTGGGAATGTCACCGGGAATGTCACCGGGAAGGCCCCGAGCTGGGCTCTCCGGAAGGTCCCGCACTGCGTGGGGAGAG CAGAGAATGGTGCTGGACAGGTGGGAATCcagggcgaggaggaggaggaggaggccgaGGAGCAGCGGGACGGACGCGCTGCCCGGCGGCTGCGGGAGGAGCTGGTGAGGAAGACTCTGGAATGCCGGCGGCTGGAGGAAGCTGCCGGGGGCAtccggcggcggctgcgggagcTCCTGCGGCTCCTGCCGGGACGGGATgcgggggaggaggaggaggaggatgaggaggatgacgGCGCctgcctggagctcctggcccGGCGCGTGGCGGAGCTGAGGAAGAGGACgagggatgaagagggggaaggaggacaCGGCAACGCCGAGGCTCCGGCGCTGATCCCGTTCCTGgcctggctgggagaggagTGCTCCAAAATGCAGGAAGCGAAGGCCGGCGCCTTCTGCCggagccaggagctgcatcGGGAAGCAGAGGATTCCCTCCGCGACGAGGCCGTGGGCCGGAGCGCGGCCGCCTGGGAAGAGCTGGcggcggggctggagcaggcgCTGGACCACCAGGACCAGATCCATGCCAGGATACTCCAGGAATCCCAAATCCTCCTGGAAAAGCTCCGTCGGGAGCCGGCGGCAGCGTGCCG CACGAGGCCCTGCAGCTCATCACGGAGATGGAGGGAGAGGCCGGAGAAAGCCCCCGGAGCGACGGGGAGAGCGGGATACCGGGAGCGGCCGTGCGTGCCGACGAGCCGCGGGGCCCGGAGCGCGGGGCCGGCACCGCCGCTGTCCCAGCGGAGCCGCCGGGGCCGGAGGCGGAGCGGTGGCGGGAGGCGGCCGGGAGGgagcgggagctgcgggagctgcgggagaaGGCGGAAGGGCTGGAGCGCAGCCTGGGAGCGCTGCGGGAACGCGCGGCTCGGCTGGAGCGCGCCTGCCGGGATAAGGATGGGAAG ctga
- the ANKRD35 gene encoding ankyrin repeat domain-containing protein 35 isoform X4 gives MTGTMMVGGDTLGTPWGHLGDTQPGPCVTFGGAQTCTPRQGKDPREHPGECSQGGGVPKEGVSLDGAGCPLGVSPRRGCPVGVSPVPGPVPTGSTALHLATIACQPQCVKVLLQHGANERHVDGQNRTPLHWAASSGCASSILLLCDHDAPLDVPDTHGQTPLMLAARGNHAAACAQLLRRGAEPGLADRDGRTALELALAHGSLEAAELLQSHQKDKDTGNVTGNVTGKAPSWALRKVPHCVGRAENGAGQVGIQGEEEEEEAEEQRDGRAARRLREELVRKTLECRRLEEAAGGIRRRLRELLRLLPGRDAGEEEEEDEEDDGACLELLARRVAELRKRTRDEEGEGGHGNAEAPALIPFLAWLGEECSKMQEAKAGAFCRSQELHREAEDSLRDEAVGRSAAAWEELAAGLEQALDHQDQIHARILQESQILLEKLRREPAAACRTRPCSSSRRWRERPEKAPGATGRAGYRERPCVPTSRGARSAGPAPPLSQRSRRGRRRSGGGRRPGGSGSCGSCGRRRKGWSAAWERCGNARLGWSAPAGIRMGSVTLCPHPACPPQVQQKQHRDTVAVYRSHLLQAAQGFMDEGVHAALLRILRAEAEAGPWH, from the exons ATGACAGGAACGATGATGGTAggtggggacaccttggggacaccttggggacaccttggggacacccagccAGGTCCCTGTGTCACCTTTGGAGGAGCCCAGACCTGCACCCCAAGGCAGGGCAAGGATCCCCGGGAGCACCCTGGGGAGTGTTCCCAAGGagggggtgtccccaaggagggGGTGTCCCTTGATGGAGCGGGGTGTCccctgggggtgtccccaaggagggGGTGTCCCGTGggggtgtccccagtgcccGGCCCGGTCCCCACAGGTAGCACCGCCCTGCACTTGGCCACCATCGCCTGCCAGCCCCAGTGCGtgaaggtgctgctgcag CACGGAGCCAACGAGCGCCACGTGGACGGGCAGAACCGGACACCGCTGCACTGGGCCG CCTCCTCGGGCTGCGCCTCCAGCATCCTCCTGCTCTGCGACCACGACGCCCCGCTGGATGTCCCCGACACT cACGGCCAGACCCCCCTGATGCTGGCGGCGCGGGGGAACCACGCGGCCGCTTGTGCCCAGCTCCTGCGGCGCGGGGCCGAGCCCGGGCTGGCCGACAGGGACGGCAG GACAGCGCTGGAGCTGGCGCTGGCTCACGGCAGCCTGGAAGCGGccgagctgctgcagagccaccaGAAGGACAAAGACACTGGGAATGTCACCGGGAATGTCACCGGGAAGGCCCCGAGCTGGGCTCTCCGGAAGGTCCCGCACTGCGTGGGGAGAG CAGAGAATGGTGCTGGACAGGTGGGAATCcagggcgaggaggaggaggaggaggccgaGGAGCAGCGGGACGGACGCGCTGCCCGGCGGCTGCGGGAGGAGCTGGTGAGGAAGACTCTGGAATGCCGGCGGCTGGAGGAAGCTGCCGGGGGCAtccggcggcggctgcgggagcTCCTGCGGCTCCTGCCGGGACGGGATgcgggggaggaggaggaggaggatgaggaggatgacgGCGCctgcctggagctcctggcccGGCGCGTGGCGGAGCTGAGGAAGAGGACgagggatgaagagggggaaggaggacaCGGCAACGCCGAGGCTCCGGCGCTGATCCCGTTCCTGgcctggctgggagaggagTGCTCCAAAATGCAGGAAGCGAAGGCCGGCGCCTTCTGCCggagccaggagctgcatcGGGAAGCAGAGGATTCCCTCCGCGACGAGGCCGTGGGCCGGAGCGCGGCCGCCTGGGAAGAGCTGGcggcggggctggagcaggcgCTGGACCACCAGGACCAGATCCATGCCAGGATACTCCAGGAATCCCAAATCCTCCTGGAAAAGCTCCGTCGGGAGCCGGCGGCAGCGTGCCG CACGAGGCCCTGCAGCTCATCACGGAGATGGAGGGAGAGGCCGGAGAAAGCCCCCGGAGCGACGGGGAGAGCGGGATACCGGGAGCGGCCGTGCGTGCCGACGAGCCGCGGGGCCCGGAGCGCGGGGCCGGCACCGCCGCTGTCCCAGCGGAGCCGCCGGGGCCGGAGGCGGAGCGGTGGCGGGAGGCGGCCGGGAGGgagcgggagctgcgggagctgcgggagaaGGCGGAAGGGCTGGAGCGCAGCCTGGGAGCGCTGCGGGAACGCGCGGCTCGGCTGGAGCGCGCCTGCCGGGATAAGGATGGGAAG TGTCACCCTGTGCCCCCATCCCGCCTGTCCCCCCCAGgtccagcagaagcagcaccGGGACACCGTGGCCGTGTACCGGAGCCACCTTCTCCAAGCTGCCCAG GGGTTCATGGACGAGGGCGTCCACGCCGCGCTGCTGCGGATCCTGCGGGCCGAGGCGGAAGCGGGGCCGTGGCATTAA
- the NUDT17 gene encoding nucleoside diphosphate-linked moiety X motif 17: MPFSATPPGGATAGPVEAPPPDSVRPRPPRAEAPPPVMAGARVLVHVRRGGAGGAAAAFGQSVTGVFCPAHTDVALVSCGLERGHFLISDVPFPGSAVTVLKRPPFCPAKLGGATLGDRRGHPGVVAAVAVLLEATCGHVLLTRRAATLRHFPNIWVPPGGHLEPGEELVAAGLRELAEETGLRLEPGTFSWRLLGLWESLFPPTLSWGPPRCHHIVTYLGLRSAKPRQHLQARLCPSPCEVSAVAWLEPPVLEAIAATEEGAEGSGSGSGSFPRELPATVGIMETSPDGFQNSQIPTGILLRRAPAHGPDLERVSTGTKFALRRWWGDPGRGGRE; encoded by the exons ATGCCGTTCTCGGCCACCCCGCCAGGGGGCGCGACCGCCGGCCCGGTTGAGGCCCCGCCCCCGGACAGCGtcaggccccgccccccccgcgcGGAGGCCCCGCCCCCTGTCATGGCGGGCGCGCGCGTGCTCGTGCACGTGCggcgcgggggggcggggggggcggcggcggcgttCGGGCAG AGTGTCACCGGCGTGTTCTGCCCCGCGCACACCGACGTGGCCCTGGTGAGCTGCGGGCTGGAGCGCGGCCACTTCCTCATCTCCGATGTCCCCTTCCCCGGCTCCGCTGTCACCGTCCTCAAG AGACCCCCTTTCTGCCCCGCCAAGCTGGGGGGGGCCACGCTGGGTGACCGGAGGGGACACCCGGGGGTGGTCGCGGCGGTGGCCGTGCTGCTGGAGGCCACCTGCGGCCACGTCCTGCTGACCCGCCGAGCCGCGACCCTGCGCCACTTCCCTAATATTTGGGTGCCACCAG GTGGGCACTTGGAGCCGGGAGAGGAG cTGGTGGCCGCGGGGCTGCGGGAACTGGCCGAGGAGACGGGGCTGCGCCTGGAGCCCGGGACCTTCTCCTGGCGCCTGCTCGGCCTCTGGGAG TCCCTGTTCCCCCCCACGCTGAGCTGGGGGCCACCACGCTGCCACCACATCGTCACCTACCTGGGGCTGCGCTCGGCCAAGCCCCGCCAGCACCTGCAG GCCCGGCTGTGTCCAAGCCCGTGTGAGGTCAGCGCCGTGGCCTGGCTGGAGCCGCCAGTCCTGGAGGCCATCGCTGCCACcgaggaaggagctgagggatcgggatcgggatcgggatcatTCCCCAGAGAACTGCCAGCCACCGTGGG gaTCATGGAGACGAGCCCTGACGGCTTCCAGAACTCCCAGATTCCCACCGGGATCCTCCTGCGCCGGGCCCCAGCCCACGGCCCCGACCTGGAGCGCGTCAGCACCGGCACCAAATTCGCGCTGCGGAGGTGGTGGGGGGACCCTGGCCGGGGGGGCCGGGAATAA
- the ANKRD35 gene encoding ankyrin repeat domain-containing protein 35 isoform X2 — MTGTMMVGGDTLGTPWGHLGDTQPGPCVTFGGAQTCTPRQGKDPREHPGECSQGGGVPKEGVSLDGAGCPLGVSPRRGCPVGVSPVPGPVPTGSTALHLATIACQPQCVKVLLQHGANERHVDGQNRTPLHWAASSGCASSILLLCDHDAPLDVPDTHGQTPLMLAARGNHAAACAQLLRRGAEPGLADRDGRTALELALAHGSLEAAELLQSHQKDKDTGNVTGNVTGKAPSWALRKVPHCVGRENGAGQVGIQGEEEEEEAEEQRDGRAARRLREELVRKTLECRRLEEAAGGIRRRLRELLRLLPGRDAGEEEEEDEEDDGACLELLARRVAELRKRTRDEEGEGGHGNAEAPALIPFLAWLGEECSKMQEAKAGAFCRSQELHREAEDSLRDEAVGRSAAAWEELAAGLEQALDHQDQIHARILQESQILLEKLRREPAAACRCAVNGAEPAAGGKRRDEMPRESGRMEKELLELREGNGKLLVELARLGRERERLQQELRELRDPGKRDEAWRLRRELRALRDGVGARGAGGGRRRRGRNPPGSAPAAGRAGALAARGPAAHHGDGGRGRRKPPERRGERDTGSGRACRRAAGPGARGRHRRCPSGAAGAGGGAVAGGGREGAGAAGAAGEGGRAGAQPGSAAGTRGSAGARLPG; from the exons ATGACAGGAACGATGATGGTAggtggggacaccttggggacaccttggggacaccttggggacacccagccAGGTCCCTGTGTCACCTTTGGAGGAGCCCAGACCTGCACCCCAAGGCAGGGCAAGGATCCCCGGGAGCACCCTGGGGAGTGTTCCCAAGGagggggtgtccccaaggagggGGTGTCCCTTGATGGAGCGGGGTGTCccctgggggtgtccccaaggagggGGTGTCCCGTGggggtgtccccagtgcccGGCCCGGTCCCCACAGGTAGCACCGCCCTGCACTTGGCCACCATCGCCTGCCAGCCCCAGTGCGtgaaggtgctgctgcag CACGGAGCCAACGAGCGCCACGTGGACGGGCAGAACCGGACACCGCTGCACTGGGCCG CCTCCTCGGGCTGCGCCTCCAGCATCCTCCTGCTCTGCGACCACGACGCCCCGCTGGATGTCCCCGACACT cACGGCCAGACCCCCCTGATGCTGGCGGCGCGGGGGAACCACGCGGCCGCTTGTGCCCAGCTCCTGCGGCGCGGGGCCGAGCCCGGGCTGGCCGACAGGGACGGCAG GACAGCGCTGGAGCTGGCGCTGGCTCACGGCAGCCTGGAAGCGGccgagctgctgcagagccaccaGAAGGACAAAGACACTGGGAATGTCACCGGGAATGTCACCGGGAAGGCCCCGAGCTGGGCTCTCCGGAAGGTCCCGCACTGCGTGGGGAGAG AGAATGGTGCTGGACAGGTGGGAATCcagggcgaggaggaggaggaggaggccgaGGAGCAGCGGGACGGACGCGCTGCCCGGCGGCTGCGGGAGGAGCTGGTGAGGAAGACTCTGGAATGCCGGCGGCTGGAGGAAGCTGCCGGGGGCAtccggcggcggctgcgggagcTCCTGCGGCTCCTGCCGGGACGGGATgcgggggaggaggaggaggaggatgaggaggatgacgGCGCctgcctggagctcctggcccGGCGCGTGGCGGAGCTGAGGAAGAGGACgagggatgaagagggggaaggaggacaCGGCAACGCCGAGGCTCCGGCGCTGATCCCGTTCCTGgcctggctgggagaggagTGCTCCAAAATGCAGGAAGCGAAGGCCGGCGCCTTCTGCCggagccaggagctgcatcGGGAAGCAGAGGATTCCCTCCGCGACGAGGCCGTGGGCCGGAGCGCGGCCGCCTGGGAAGAGCTGGcggcggggctggagcaggcgCTGGACCACCAGGACCAGATCCATGCCAGGATACTCCAGGAATCCCAAATCCTCCTGGAAAAGCTCCGTCGGGAGCCGGCGGCAGCGTGCCGGTGCGCGGTGAACGGCGCGGAGCCGGCTGCGGGTGGGAAGAGACGGGACGAGATGCCGAGGGAGAGCGGGAGGatggagaaggagctgctggagctgcgcGAGGGCAACGGGAAGCTCCTGGTGGAGCTGGCGCGGCTgggccgggagcgggagcggctgcagcaggagctgcgggagctgcgggatCCCGGGAAGCGGGACGAGGCTTGGCGGCTGCGCCGGGagctgcgggcgctgcgggaCGGGGTCGGAGCGCGGGGTGCGGGAGGCGGGAGGCGACGCCGGGGCCGGAATCCTCCGGGATCTGCACCGGCGGCTGGACGCGCTGGTGCGCTCGCAGCACGAGGCCCTGCAGCTCATCACGGAGATGGAGGGAGAGGCCGGAGAAAGCCCCCGGAGCGACGGGGAGAGCGGGATACCGGGAGCGGCCGTGCGTGCCGACGAGCCGCGGGGCCCGGAGCGCGGGGCCGGCACCGCCGCTGTCCCAGCGGAGCCGCCGGGGCCGGAGGCGGAGCGGTGGCGGGAGGCGGCCGGGAGGgagcgggagctgcgggagctgcgggagaaGGCGGAAGGGCTGGAGCGCAGCCTGGGAGCGCTGCGGGAACGCGCGGCTCGGCTGGAGCGCGCCTGCCGGGATAA
- the ANKRD35 gene encoding ankyrin repeat domain-containing protein 35 isoform X1, with protein MTGTMMVGGDTLGTPWGHLGDTQPGPCVTFGGAQTCTPRQGKDPREHPGECSQGGGVPKEGVSLDGAGCPLGVSPRRGCPVGVSPVPGPVPTGSTALHLATIACQPQCVKVLLQHGANERHVDGQNRTPLHWAASSGCASSILLLCDHDAPLDVPDTHGQTPLMLAARGNHAAACAQLLRRGAEPGLADRDGRTALELALAHGSLEAAELLQSHQKDKDTGNVTGNVTGKAPSWALRKVPHCVGRAENGAGQVGIQGEEEEEEAEEQRDGRAARRLREELVRKTLECRRLEEAAGGIRRRLRELLRLLPGRDAGEEEEEDEEDDGACLELLARRVAELRKRTRDEEGEGGHGNAEAPALIPFLAWLGEECSKMQEAKAGAFCRSQELHREAEDSLRDEAVGRSAAAWEELAAGLEQALDHQDQIHARILQESQILLEKLRREPAAACRCAVNGAEPAAGGKRRDEMPRESGRMEKELLELREGNGKLLVELARLGRERERLQQELRELRDPGKRDEAWRLRRELRALRDGVGARGAGGGRRRRGRNPPGSAPAAGRAGALAARGPAAHHGDGGRGRRKPPERRGERDTGSGRACRRAAGPGARGRHRRCPSGAAGAGGGAVAGGGREGAGAAGAAGEGGRAGAQPGSAAGTRGSAGARLPG; from the exons ATGACAGGAACGATGATGGTAggtggggacaccttggggacaccttggggacaccttggggacacccagccAGGTCCCTGTGTCACCTTTGGAGGAGCCCAGACCTGCACCCCAAGGCAGGGCAAGGATCCCCGGGAGCACCCTGGGGAGTGTTCCCAAGGagggggtgtccccaaggagggGGTGTCCCTTGATGGAGCGGGGTGTCccctgggggtgtccccaaggagggGGTGTCCCGTGggggtgtccccagtgcccGGCCCGGTCCCCACAGGTAGCACCGCCCTGCACTTGGCCACCATCGCCTGCCAGCCCCAGTGCGtgaaggtgctgctgcag CACGGAGCCAACGAGCGCCACGTGGACGGGCAGAACCGGACACCGCTGCACTGGGCCG CCTCCTCGGGCTGCGCCTCCAGCATCCTCCTGCTCTGCGACCACGACGCCCCGCTGGATGTCCCCGACACT cACGGCCAGACCCCCCTGATGCTGGCGGCGCGGGGGAACCACGCGGCCGCTTGTGCCCAGCTCCTGCGGCGCGGGGCCGAGCCCGGGCTGGCCGACAGGGACGGCAG GACAGCGCTGGAGCTGGCGCTGGCTCACGGCAGCCTGGAAGCGGccgagctgctgcagagccaccaGAAGGACAAAGACACTGGGAATGTCACCGGGAATGTCACCGGGAAGGCCCCGAGCTGGGCTCTCCGGAAGGTCCCGCACTGCGTGGGGAGAG CAGAGAATGGTGCTGGACAGGTGGGAATCcagggcgaggaggaggaggaggaggccgaGGAGCAGCGGGACGGACGCGCTGCCCGGCGGCTGCGGGAGGAGCTGGTGAGGAAGACTCTGGAATGCCGGCGGCTGGAGGAAGCTGCCGGGGGCAtccggcggcggctgcgggagcTCCTGCGGCTCCTGCCGGGACGGGATgcgggggaggaggaggaggaggatgaggaggatgacgGCGCctgcctggagctcctggcccGGCGCGTGGCGGAGCTGAGGAAGAGGACgagggatgaagagggggaaggaggacaCGGCAACGCCGAGGCTCCGGCGCTGATCCCGTTCCTGgcctggctgggagaggagTGCTCCAAAATGCAGGAAGCGAAGGCCGGCGCCTTCTGCCggagccaggagctgcatcGGGAAGCAGAGGATTCCCTCCGCGACGAGGCCGTGGGCCGGAGCGCGGCCGCCTGGGAAGAGCTGGcggcggggctggagcaggcgCTGGACCACCAGGACCAGATCCATGCCAGGATACTCCAGGAATCCCAAATCCTCCTGGAAAAGCTCCGTCGGGAGCCGGCGGCAGCGTGCCGGTGCGCGGTGAACGGCGCGGAGCCGGCTGCGGGTGGGAAGAGACGGGACGAGATGCCGAGGGAGAGCGGGAGGatggagaaggagctgctggagctgcgcGAGGGCAACGGGAAGCTCCTGGTGGAGCTGGCGCGGCTgggccgggagcgggagcggctgcagcaggagctgcgggagctgcgggatCCCGGGAAGCGGGACGAGGCTTGGCGGCTGCGCCGGGagctgcgggcgctgcgggaCGGGGTCGGAGCGCGGGGTGCGGGAGGCGGGAGGCGACGCCGGGGCCGGAATCCTCCGGGATCTGCACCGGCGGCTGGACGCGCTGGTGCGCTCGCAGCACGAGGCCCTGCAGCTCATCACGGAGATGGAGGGAGAGGCCGGAGAAAGCCCCCGGAGCGACGGGGAGAGCGGGATACCGGGAGCGGCCGTGCGTGCCGACGAGCCGCGGGGCCCGGAGCGCGGGGCCGGCACCGCCGCTGTCCCAGCGGAGCCGCCGGGGCCGGAGGCGGAGCGGTGGCGGGAGGCGGCCGGGAGGgagcgggagctgcgggagctgcgggagaaGGCGGAAGGGCTGGAGCGCAGCCTGGGAGCGCTGCGGGAACGCGCGGCTCGGCTGGAGCGCGCCTGCCGGGATAA
- the ANKRD35 gene encoding ankyrin repeat domain-containing protein 35 isoform X3, which translates to MKRMFSCSSSQVTMESWTRQDQKLLEAVTRGDVARVATLAARKAARPAKLNARGQSALHLAAAGGLTECLTLLLEHGAPVNDRNDDGSTALHLATIACQPQCVKVLLQHGANERHVDGQNRTPLHWAASSGCASSILLLCDHDAPLDVPDTHGQTPLMLAARGNHAAACAQLLRRGAEPGLADRDGRTALELALAHGSLEAAELLQSHQKDKDTGNVTGNVTGKAPSWALRKVPHCVGRAENGAGQVGIQGEEEEEEAEEQRDGRAARRLREELVRKTLECRRLEEAAGGIRRRLRELLRLLPGRDAGEEEEEDEEDDGACLELLARRVAELRKRTRDEEGEGGHGNAEAPALIPFLAWLGEECSKMQEAKAGAFCRSQELHREAEDSLRDEAVGRSAAAWEELAAGLEQALDHQDQIHARILQESQILLEKLRREPAAACRCAVNGAEPAAGGKRRDEMPRESGRMEKELLELREGNGKLLVELARLGRERERLQQELRELRDPGKRDEAWRLRRELRALRDGVGARGAGGGRRRRGRNPPGSAPAAGRAGALAARGPAAHHGDGGRGRRKPPERRGERDTGSGRACRRAAGPGARGRHRRCPSGAAGAGGGAVAGGGREGAGAAGAAGEGGRAGAQPGSAAGTRGSAGARLPG; encoded by the exons ATGAAGAGGAtgttctcctgctccagctcgCAAGTGACG ATGGAGAGCTGGACGCGGCAGGACCAGAAGCTCCTGGAGGCGGTGACACGCGGGGACGTGGCCCGGGTGGCCACTCTGGCCGCCCGCAAGGCCGCCCGCCCCGCCAAGCTCAACGCCAGGGGACAGTCCGC GCTCCATCTGGCCGCGGCCGGGGGTCTCACCGAATGCCTGacgctgctgctggagcacgGGGCCCCCGTCAATGACAGGAACGATGATG GTAGCACCGCCCTGCACTTGGCCACCATCGCCTGCCAGCCCCAGTGCGtgaaggtgctgctgcag CACGGAGCCAACGAGCGCCACGTGGACGGGCAGAACCGGACACCGCTGCACTGGGCCG CCTCCTCGGGCTGCGCCTCCAGCATCCTCCTGCTCTGCGACCACGACGCCCCGCTGGATGTCCCCGACACT cACGGCCAGACCCCCCTGATGCTGGCGGCGCGGGGGAACCACGCGGCCGCTTGTGCCCAGCTCCTGCGGCGCGGGGCCGAGCCCGGGCTGGCCGACAGGGACGGCAG GACAGCGCTGGAGCTGGCGCTGGCTCACGGCAGCCTGGAAGCGGccgagctgctgcagagccaccaGAAGGACAAAGACACTGGGAATGTCACCGGGAATGTCACCGGGAAGGCCCCGAGCTGGGCTCTCCGGAAGGTCCCGCACTGCGTGGGGAGAG CAGAGAATGGTGCTGGACAGGTGGGAATCcagggcgaggaggaggaggaggaggccgaGGAGCAGCGGGACGGACGCGCTGCCCGGCGGCTGCGGGAGGAGCTGGTGAGGAAGACTCTGGAATGCCGGCGGCTGGAGGAAGCTGCCGGGGGCAtccggcggcggctgcgggagcTCCTGCGGCTCCTGCCGGGACGGGATgcgggggaggaggaggaggaggatgaggaggatgacgGCGCctgcctggagctcctggcccGGCGCGTGGCGGAGCTGAGGAAGAGGACgagggatgaagagggggaaggaggacaCGGCAACGCCGAGGCTCCGGCGCTGATCCCGTTCCTGgcctggctgggagaggagTGCTCCAAAATGCAGGAAGCGAAGGCCGGCGCCTTCTGCCggagccaggagctgcatcGGGAAGCAGAGGATTCCCTCCGCGACGAGGCCGTGGGCCGGAGCGCGGCCGCCTGGGAAGAGCTGGcggcggggctggagcaggcgCTGGACCACCAGGACCAGATCCATGCCAGGATACTCCAGGAATCCCAAATCCTCCTGGAAAAGCTCCGTCGGGAGCCGGCGGCAGCGTGCCGGTGCGCGGTGAACGGCGCGGAGCCGGCTGCGGGTGGGAAGAGACGGGACGAGATGCCGAGGGAGAGCGGGAGGatggagaaggagctgctggagctgcgcGAGGGCAACGGGAAGCTCCTGGTGGAGCTGGCGCGGCTgggccgggagcgggagcggctgcagcaggagctgcgggagctgcgggatCCCGGGAAGCGGGACGAGGCTTGGCGGCTGCGCCGGGagctgcgggcgctgcgggaCGGGGTCGGAGCGCGGGGTGCGGGAGGCGGGAGGCGACGCCGGGGCCGGAATCCTCCGGGATCTGCACCGGCGGCTGGACGCGCTGGTGCGCTCGCAGCACGAGGCCCTGCAGCTCATCACGGAGATGGAGGGAGAGGCCGGAGAAAGCCCCCGGAGCGACGGGGAGAGCGGGATACCGGGAGCGGCCGTGCGTGCCGACGAGCCGCGGGGCCCGGAGCGCGGGGCCGGCACCGCCGCTGTCCCAGCGGAGCCGCCGGGGCCGGAGGCGGAGCGGTGGCGGGAGGCGGCCGGGAGGgagcgggagctgcgggagctgcgggagaaGGCGGAAGGGCTGGAGCGCAGCCTGGGAGCGCTGCGGGAACGCGCGGCTCGGCTGGAGCGCGCCTGCCGGGATAA